One window from the genome of Metabacillus flavus encodes:
- a CDS encoding (Fe-S)-binding protein: MRVSLFATCLVDMFQTEAGKATVELLERLGCEVDFPEKQVCCGQPAYNSGYVKEAKEAMKNMIRAFEQAEYVVSPSGSCVAMFKEYPHLFEKDRKWSEKSKALAEKTFELTDFIVNVLKVEDVGARFDGKATYHTSCHMTRLLKVTEAPFKLLKNVKGLELLPLPNAKNCCGFGGTFSVKMGAISEQMVDEKVECIERTEADYLIGGDCGCLMNIGGRIDRKGRPVKVLHIAEILNHQ; encoded by the coding sequence ATGAGAGTTTCATTGTTTGCCACCTGCCTGGTGGATATGTTTCAAACTGAAGCTGGGAAGGCAACAGTTGAACTGCTCGAACGGCTCGGCTGTGAGGTTGATTTTCCAGAGAAACAGGTATGCTGCGGCCAGCCCGCCTATAACAGCGGGTATGTAAAAGAGGCGAAGGAAGCGATGAAGAATATGATCCGCGCGTTCGAGCAAGCGGAATACGTAGTGTCCCCATCCGGTTCCTGCGTCGCGATGTTCAAGGAATATCCTCACCTTTTCGAAAAAGATCGAAAATGGTCGGAAAAATCGAAAGCGCTTGCAGAAAAGACTTTTGAGCTGACGGATTTTATCGTCAATGTGCTAAAAGTTGAAGACGTCGGCGCGCGCTTTGATGGGAAAGCCACTTACCATACGTCCTGCCACATGACGAGGCTGCTTAAAGTAACGGAGGCACCTTTTAAACTATTAAAGAACGTAAAAGGACTTGAACTTTTGCCCCTTCCAAACGCGAAGAACTGCTGCGGCTTCGGGGGAACGTTTTCTGTGAAAATGGGGGCGATTTCGGAACAAATGGTGGATGAAAAGGTAGAGTGTATTGAACGGACGGAAGCAGACTATCTGATTGGCGGGGACTGCGGGTGTCTGATGAATATCGGCGGGAGAATCGACCGTAAAGGAAGACCGGTAAAGGTGCTGCATATCGCGGAAATTTTAAATCATCAATGA